AGCTCCAAGTGCTGTAGCAGCCTATGGCAAAGCTACCAAATAACAACAGCTTCACccagcaaaagggcacaacacagAGCAACCATAGTAGTGTAGCGGATTTAGAACGTTCAGATTTACATGGTCTTCATCTAGCAGCAGATTTACACAGAGGAGCAGCAACAATTCAGATGTTCAAGTAAGAGACGATGGGAAGGTCGATCAGACAAGCCAGAGAAGGTCACCTACGATGGATGCTGAGGCAGGGGTTGCAAAGGCGATAGCGAGAGTCCTCCGCGGAGGGGCGCGAGCAGCTGGAGGAAGAGGAAGCCGCCACTGGCTGTGTGGGAGAAGGCCCGAGGTGGTGTAGGCTCTTGGCGACGCCAGAGGTGAGGAGCGGCGCCGACGGTGGGGTGCGTGGCTGCGGGACGCTCTGTTGGAAAGAGAAGGGAGGAGGTGTCCAGGTGAGGCGCGGTGAGCTGCTCCTGGTGCCGGCGCACCTTGTTCTGCTCCTCCCGGTGGTGGTGCCTCTGCCATGTGTTCCTCCATCCCGGGGGGAGCTCGGGCAAGACCGGATCCGCGCGCAGAGGGGGACATCCCggtggtggtgggcggcggcgTGAGGTCCTAGTGGTGGGCGGCGGCACATGATCTGGCTGGTGGGCGGCGTCGCGGCGGCGCGCGTCGCTGGGGCTTTTTGATGCGGGAGAGGGAGGGGTGGCGGTTGAGGCGACGACCTCGGCCTTCCTTGACGCGGCGTCGGAGCTCGTCAAGGATCCAGGGAAGGGGATGGCACGGGGATGCGTGGAGCCAGGAAAGGGAGCGCTCGCGTCGCCAGGGCGGAGGACATCGCCGGGATCCGGTCAGATTCGACCGGAAGTTCGGGGCGCGGCTCTCCGGGGGCCGGGGCTTTCGCGGGATGCAGGCGGCGCTGCAGGTTGGGAGGGGCAGCGCCGGAGGGATGCAGGCGGCGGTGAAGTTTgggaggggcggcgccgggcgcGGTGAAGGTTGGGAGGGGCAGCATCGGCGACGGTGAAGGTTGGGAGGGGCGACGCCGGTGGGGGTGGGTTGGTCGGGCCGCACCGCGCGTGGTAGTGGGGGAGAGGATGCGGGGTGGTGGGAAGTTCGGGAAGGTCTCCGCGCGCCTTATAGGGCCgatcgtgatccaaata
This DNA window, taken from Triticum aestivum cultivar Chinese Spring chromosome 1D, IWGSC CS RefSeq v2.1, whole genome shotgun sequence, encodes the following:
- the LOC123181629 gene encoding uncharacterized protein → MCRRPPLGPHAAAHHHRDVPLCARIRSCPSSPRDGGTHGRGTTTGRSRTRCAGTRSSSPRLTWTPPPFSFQQSVPQPRTPPSAPLLTSGVAKSLHHLGPSPTQPVAASSSSSCSRPSAEDSRYRLCNPCLSIHRKKREFLMAQSKICTCTRNTWTSDLWNLSYRELSPHTPPPHPPL